DNA sequence from the Uloborus diversus isolate 005 chromosome 1, Udiv.v.3.1, whole genome shotgun sequence genome:
TTTTGAAGAGACGATTTCCGCCAAACAGATACACAATAGACCCCTCAGTAAGAGCCCACATCTTCTGGGAGAGGAGTCGAAGTAGCTCCGAATCATGTTTTCTGTGGGAAGCACCTTCACCATGGAATCTGAAACAAGAAATATTCTTGTGACTGATTATTTACAATGAGTTTAAAAGTATTCACTTTGGGTAAAGGAAAATAATACTTGAAACCAGAGATTTTACGCCCCTATAACAGTAGATTTATCATGTCGCAACTGCGATGGGCCTCACTCTCGGATTCCCCTTAATGTGATCGCAGTTAATATGATCAATTGCTTATTGATATCAAGATCACTCGGTCTCAATTTTCTCTATTAATATCTGTGTTTATTATTGCTTTACGTGAACGATAATCAACACAGATTAACATCGTTTAATGTTAACACTTTACGATCGTTATCCATTAATCAAATTGCAAAAGAGTAAACAAGCAATCAAAtactgtaacaaaataaaattttgcattgttGTTTTCAACTAAAATTCTGACCCGAAAGctggaaactttaaaaaacattcattgttgaaaaataattcattttgttgCTAGAAATAAAAGTATATCTTTGTTAAAGTCATAAAAGTTTTAGTTGGAAGATAGTTAAGACAATTGCTGGGAACAAAAATATCACTTAATGGACAACAAAATGAATGAGTGGGCAGATATTGGGATTCAATCAACTGATGGATGTCTCTTCAAAGTACATCGAAATACACTTGCCGAAAAAAGTGAATACTTCAAAAAGCTATTTGAATGGAACGATCAACAAGAGATCATTCATGTACCAGGAATCTGTGGAGAAGTCATGAGCTGCATATTCAACTATATTTATAATGGAAAAATACAGATCACGGTTGAAAATATCCTTCAGATCCTCATGGCTGCTGATTACTTTCTGCTGGAAGAACTAGTTCAGAAATGTCGAAGATTCATTGCTTTTTCTTTAACGGTTAAGAACTGCGTTGCAGCTTATAATGCAGCATTGCTGGTTGATAGACTGAAAATCGAAAAGATTTGTCATCGATTCATTCAAGTACATTTTGAAGAGATAGCGCAGAAGGAAATTGAAAGTTTCGTCAACCTTCCGATGGAAACACTGACAACGATCTTAAGTGAGGAATGCCTGAACGTGTCTAATGAAGATATTTTGTGGAAAGTGGTCATTGAATGGGTGAAGAAAGATTTAACGGCACGACTGCGTTGTATGCCACATCTTTTGCTGTCCATTTTTGCAGACTTTTCTGAAAAATCTAAGCAAGATCTGCATGCTGATTTGAATTTCATAAATCTTTCCCAAGGACCAAAAGCTCTAGAAAGCTCTTTTGATTTTGTGAGAAGTGAAGTCGTAGGAACCATAAAACTGCTGAATCCCACTCAGTTTACTGTTAAAATGCGACAGCCAAGGAAACTTTATTTCATTGTTAAGCTGTTTTATCAAAACCGATCTGAAATCCATTTGACCTTTGACAACAATTTGGACATCTGCCGAAAACTCTCTTTCTGCAACGAATTCTTTCCAAATACTGTAGTGATGATTGATCACATAGTCTACATGTTCAACTCGTTCTCTGGAGAAAATGTGGCTTTTGCTATACTCAACCAGCAATTGTTTTCCTTACCACCTACTACTCGAAACAGATGCAGCATTGTTGTTCTTGGGAGGTGTATCTACGCCCTAGGAGGTTGCCTTGAAGATTTACCCAGAGAATTTAGTCCACCTATCGCTGAACGATACAATCCGAACTTACTGTGCTGGGAACCGATCAGACCCATGAGGTGCAACATGGTCCAAGCAGTTGCTTTTGGTGGATTCATTTTTGCTCTCGGGCAGTATGATATTGGTAGCGATCGTTTCATGATCTTCGAGAAGTATGATCCTTGGTCGAACACATGGCAACCACTACCGTCTCCAAAGATTTCGAGGCATAATTTTGCTTTTGAAGTTTACCAAGGTGCACTTTTTGTATTGGGAGGGATAAATGAGAGTTACCGTTCTGTAAATTCAGTAGAAATATTTGATCTAAGTACTTTTGCCTGGTCATATGGAGAAAGAATGTTATATAGGTGGGTGAATTTCTAACTTCTTAATATGGTTCGATCATAGATAGTGTCAAACAGCATAATTGTATTGTACGAGAACATAATAACACACAAGTTTCAATGTAACCTTCGATTAATCTGCCTCCAGCGAGACATTCTTCTAATGGACTACTGGTTCAGCAAACTA
Encoded proteins:
- the LOC129219022 gene encoding kelch-like protein 23 codes for the protein MDNKMNEWADIGIQSTDGCLFKVHRNTLAEKSEYFKKLFEWNDQQEIIHVPGICGEVMSCIFNYIYNGKIQITVENILQILMAADYFLLEELVQKCRRFIAFSLTVKNCVAAYNAALLVDRLKIEKICHRFIQVHFEEIAQKEIESFVNLPMETLTTILSEECLNVSNEDILWKVVIEWVKKDLTARLRCMPHLLLSIFADFSEKSKQDLHADLNFINLSQGPKALESSFDFVRSEVVGTIKLLNPTQFTVKMRQPRKLYFIVKLFYQNRSEIHLTFDNNLDICRKLSFCNEFFPNTVVMIDHIVYMFNSFSGENVAFAILNQQLFSLPPTTRNRCSIVVLGRCIYALGGCLEDLPREFSPPIAERYNPNLLCWEPIRPMRCNMVQAVAFGGFIFALGQYDIGSDRFMIFEKYPSPRVHILEDLLIIFDYNAQFPPICGNGNEWNHYHKLSNPDRYLFYCLKDLDVIAKIWRQSVGQENKWQQFIQDKFL